Proteins encoded within one genomic window of Humulus lupulus chromosome 1, drHumLupu1.1, whole genome shotgun sequence:
- the LOC133788564 gene encoding uncharacterized protein LOC133788564, whose product MGTQVSKQVERRKAIKTEKKVLVDLHQNTSEEYPGSDYRPSDRKNWMGELNPEKLHINKIVWPGTHDSATNKIGIPLISRPFAQCQSLSIYQQLILGTRVLDIRVQEDRRVCHGILATYSIDVVINDVKKFLSETQSEIIILEIRTEFGHEDPPEFEKYVEEQLGEYLIHQDEHVFGKTVAELLPKRVICVWKPRKSPQPKAGSPFWNSGHLKDNWIDTDLPSTKFESNMKHLSEQPPVTSRKFFYRVENTVTPKADNPVLCVKPVTRRIHGYARLFIAQCFAKGCADKLQIFSTDFIEEDFVDSCVGVTHARVEGKV is encoded by the coding sequence ATGGGTACTCAGGTTTCTAAACAAGTCGAACGACGAAAGGCTATCAAAACGGAGAAGAAGGTTCTCGTTGATCTTCATCAGAACACCAGCGAAGAATATCCCGGGAGTGATTACCGGCCGTCGGATCGGAAAAACTGGATGGGAGAACTAAACCCAGAAAAGCTTCACATCAACAAGATCGTTTGGCCAGGAACTCATGACTCCGCCACCAATAAGATCGGAATCCCACTCATCTCTCGACCCTTTGCTCAATGCCAATCCTTGTCCATATACCAACAACTCATTTTAGGTACCCGAGTGCTTGATATCCGAGTCCAAGAAGATCGCCGAGTCTGCCATGGTATTCTCGCCACGTACAGCATCGACGTCGTTATCAACGACGTCAAGAAATTCTTGTCGGAGACCCAATCGGAGATCATCATTCTCGAGATCCGGACCGAGTTCGGCCACGAAGACCCGCCGGAGTTCGAGAAGTACGTAGAGGAACAACTGGGTGAGTATCTAATCCACCAAGACGAACACGTCTTCGGAAAGACTGTAGCCGAACTTTTGCCGAAACGAGTCATCTGCGTTTGGAAGCCGAGAAAATCACCCCAACCCAAAGCGGGTAGCCCATTTTGGAACTCGGGTCATTTGAAGGACAACTGGATTGACACCGATTTGCCGTCGACCAAGTTCGAGAGCAACATGAAGCATTTGAGCGAGCAACCTCCGGTAACCTCAAGAAAATTCTTCTACAGAGTTGAGAACACTGTCACTCCCAAAGCGGACAACCCGGTTCTGTGCGTTAAACCGGTAACGCGTCGGATCCATGGGTACGCGAGGCTGTTCATAGCCCAGTGCTTTGCCAAAGGTTGTGCTGATAAGTTGCAGATTTTCTCAACGGACTTTATCGAAGAGGATTTTGTTGATTCGTGCGTTGGGGTCACCCATGCAAGGGTCGAAGGCAAAGTCTAA